A segment of the Micromonospora sediminicola genome:
TGAGCCGGGCGGCGAAGCCGGCCATCGCCTGCGCCGACCCGGTCAGCTCGGCCCGTTGCAGCGCCTGGCTGCTCAACCCGGCCACCGCGTCGAGCAGGTTCCGCAGCGCCTCGTCCTCGGCGACCGGCCCGGCCCAGCGCACCTCCAGGGCGCCCAGCGCGGCACCGTCGCCGTAGCGCAGCGGCAGGCACAGCCCGGTGGTCCGGCCGTCGACGCCGGTCAGCGGCAGCGCCGCGTTGTCGCGTACCGCGCGGGCCAGCGGGGCCTCGGCGTCCACCGGCACCCGCTCGGCGGGGACGTCGCCGCCGGCCACGTCGAGCACGGTACGGCCGGGCCGGGCGAGCGCCACCCGCAGCGCGACCGCGTCCACCACGGCCGGCCCGACCGTGGTCACCACCTCCACGATGGCCTCGTGGCCACGCGCCGAGCTGAGCGCCCCGGCGAGCCGGGCCAGCGCCTCGGCCCGGCGCAGCGCCCGCTGCCGGTCGCTGACGTCGCGCGCCACGGTGGCCACGAACGCGGTGCCGTCCCGCCCGTCGCCGGTGGCGACGGTGAACGTCTGGTGGTCGACGTCGATCGCCTCGCCGGTGTCCCGGCGCACCAGGCGGCTCTCCGCCCGGTGGTGCCCCTCGCGCAACGCGGTCGGGATGAGCTCGGCGCGCCACAGCTCCCGCGCGTCCGGGGCGGCGAAGTCGACCAGGCCCAGCCCGTCCACCCGCTCCCGGTCACCGAGCCCGACCAGCGCCCGTCCGGCCGGGTTGACGTAGACGGTCCGACCGTCCGGCGTGGCCACCGCGATGAAGTCGCCGGAGCGTTCCACCAGCGCCTGGAACAGCCGCAGCTCGGCCGGCGCGGCGCCGTCCGCCGCCCGCCTCGCCCGGGCCAGCGCCAGCGCCGTGCCGACCTGCCCGGCGACCAGCTCGACGAAGGTGCGGTCGTCGGCGTCGACCGGGCCACCCGGAGCCAGCGCGGCGACCAGCACCCCGGCCGGGCGGTCGCCGTCGGGGTCGGGCACCGGCTGCACGGCGACCACCGGCGCGGTCGAGCCGTCGTCGGTGCGCGGCGGCAGCAGCCGGGGCATGCCGTCGGCCAGCACGGCGGCCACCGGCCACCCGTCCGCCGGCGCCGGCGGAACCTCGACCCCGTCCGTGGCGGCCGGTCGTGGAGCGTCCGGCCCGGCCAGGTGGAGCTGCACGAAGGGCAGCGCGGGAGTTCCGGCCAGCACCTTGACCGCCCGCCGGGCCACCTCGTCCGGGTCGCTCGCGTCGGCCAGCGCCGTGGCCAGCGCGGCGAGCAGCCGCAGCCGCTGGTCGCCGCGAACCGCGCCCGCGTCCCCGCCCGTGGCGGCGACGACGTCCGGCCACCGGGCGTCGTCCGGCGGGGTGCTGCTCACCGGGACCTCCGCTCGGCATCAGGCGTCCTCAGTTTCCGGAAACGTACCAGCGGCCCGAGGTGGATGGCGATCGTCGATCCGGTCCTCGGCGCGGCCCGGCTGGACGTACCTCCCAGCACGTCGGCAACCGGGCCGCCGGCGTACCCAGTTGCGCTGAGCCCGCCCGGGCCCCGGGGCCGGCGTGCGAGGCTGGGCGGGACGGTGGTCAGGAGGTGCGCATGGGGGCGACGCCACGGCTCGACTTCGCGCTGGACACGTACGAGTGCATCGTGCTCTACCCCGGTCCGTCCGGGCGGGCGCTGCCGGAGGAGACCGTGCAGCGGTTGCAGGCCGAGCACGTCCAGCACATGGGGGCGCTGCAGCGACGCGGCATCGTGCTGGTCGACGGCTCGGTGGACGGCCCGGCCCGGGAACCCGACCCGCCGATCGGCTTCGGCCTGGCCCGGACCGGTTCGGTGGACGACGTGCGCAGCGTCATGGAGGCCGATCCCGCGGTGCAGGCCGGGCTCTACCGGGTCGAGGTGCTCACCTTCCTCTGCCCCGCCGGCTCGCTGGAGTTCCCGCTGCTCAAGACCCAGAGCTGAGGGGCGCCGCGCACTGTCGCGCGGGCGACGGCGGCGGCGTCGCGGCGGTGCTACGGTCCGGCGCAGTGAGCCGCCCCGGCCCGTCCGGCGCCGCCGGCCCGGGTCGGTCGAGGAGCCGCCATGACCTCCGCCCCGGACCTGCCGCGCGCCACCGACCTGCTCCGCGAGCTGCTCGGCGACCGCCTGCTCACCCCGGCCGACGCCGGTTACCCCGACGCCGTGCGGCTGTGGAACGGCGCCCCGGTCGCCGCTCCCGCCCTGGTGGCCCGCGTCCGCGACGCCGGGGAGGTCGCGCACGCGGTTCGCGTCGCCGGGCGCTGCCACGTGCCGCTGTCGGTGCGCGCCGGCGGCCACGATTGGGCCGGCCGGGCCCTGCGCGACGGTGGCCTGGTCCTCGACCTCACCGCGCTGCGCCGGGTGGACCTCGACCCCGGGACCGGAGAGGTCACCGTGGGCGGCGGGGCGACGGCCGCCGACGTGCTCGCCGCCCTGCGACCGTACGACCGGGTCGTCGCCACCGGCGTGGTGCGTGCGGTCGGGCTGGCCGGGCTGACCCTGGCCGGCGGTTACGGCCCGCTCTGCGGCCGGTTCGGGTTGGCGCTGGACAACCTGCTCGGGGCCGAGGTGGTGCTCGCCGACGGCCGCCGGGTGACCGCCGACGCCACGCACGAGCCCGAGCTGTACTGGGCGCTGCGCGGCGGAGGCGGCAACTTCGGCGTGGTCACCGCGCTGCGCTACCGCACCCACCCGCTGGCCGCCGCACTCGCCGGCATGCTGCTGTTCCCGTTGGACCAGGCGACGGCGGTGCTGCGCGGCTACGGCGAGGAGGTGCGCCGGGCGCCGGACGAGTTGACCGTGATGGCCGGCTTCCTGCCCGGCCCGGCGGGGGAGCCGGTGGTCTTCCTCGCCCCGGTGTTCACCGGCGCCGACGAGGCGGCGGGACGGGCCGCGGTGGACCGGCTGCGGGCGCTCGGCACCCCGCTGGTCGACCAGGTCGCACCGCTGCCGTACGAGGACGTGCTGCGCATGTTCGACGGCGGGATGGCCGACGGCAACCACTACCTGCTGCGTACCCGGTGGTTGCCCCGGGTGGACGAGCCGGTGGTGGCCGCGCTGACCGCGGCGGCCGGCGCGGTCACCTCGCCGTTCTCCGCGATCGCGCTGCACCACTTCCACGGCGCGGCGGCCCGGGTGGGGGTGGGGGAGACCGCGTTCGGGCTGCGCGCCGACCACCTGCTCGCCGAGATCATCGCGGTCTGGGCGCCGGGCGACGACCCGGCGCCGCACCGGGCGTGGGCCGAACACACCAGCGCGGCCCTGGCCCCGCACGCGCTGCCCGGTGGCTACCCGAACCTGCTCGCGCCGGAGGAGACCGACCGGGTCCGGCTGGCCTACGGTCCGAACTGGGACCGGCTGCGCCGGGCCAAGCGCCGCTACGACCCCCGGGGCGTCTTCTCGGCCGTGCCCACGCTGCCGCCGGCCGGCCCGCCCGTGCCCCGCGTCGGACAGGGGCGACCGGATCCCCGGGAGCACCCGGCCGGACGGTGACGGCGAGCGGTACGATTTCCGCCGCGCGGTCGCCGATGCCCGCCACTCACGACGTCGCGGTGCGGTGCATCCACCGCCCGCCCGCGCGGGTTTCGCGCGTCGTTGGACAACTGTTCCACAGTCCGCAAGGGGTCGGCCGGCAGGTCGATCCGGAGGAGAGACTAGCCTGATGGGCGTGACACGCCGCGCGAAGATCGTCTGCACTCTCGGCCCCGCCACCTCGTCCCCGGAGCGCATCCGGGGGCTCGTCGAGGCGGGCATGAACGTGGCGAGGCTCAACTTCAGCCACGGCAGTCACGAGGACCACGAGTCGGTCTACCGGATGGTCCGGGAGGCCGCCGAGGCCTCCGGCAAGCCGGTCGCCGTCCTCGCCGACCTCCAGGGCCCCAAGATCCGCCTCGGCCGCTTCGCCGACGGGCCGCACGAGTGGCGCACCGGCGACTCCGTGGTGATCACCAGCGACGAGATCGTCGGCACCAAGGAGCGGGTCTCCTGCACCTACCGCAAGCTGCCACAGGAGGTGAAGCCGGGCGACCGGCTGCTGATCGACGACGGCCGGGTCGCGGTCGAGGTCAGCGACGTCACCGGCAACGACATCCGCTGCCTGGTCACCGAGGGCGGCCCGGTCTCCAACAACAAGGGCGTCTCGCTGCCCAACGTGGCGGTCAGCGTCCCGGCCATGTCCGACAAGGACGCCGAGGACCTGCGCTTCGCCCTCGGCCTCGGCGTCGACCTGGTCGCGCTGTCGTTCGTCCGCTCGGCGGAGGACATCAAGCTGGTCCACTCGATCATGGACGAGGAGGGCGTGCGCCGCCCGGTCCTCGCCAAGGTCGAGAAGCCGGAGGCGGTCGACCACCTGGAGGCGATCGTGCTCGCCTTCGACGGCGTCATGGTCGCCCGCGGCGACCTCGGCGTCGAGCTGCCGCTGGACCAGGTCCCGCTGGTGCAGAAGCGCGCCGTGCAGCTCTGCCGGGAGAACGCCAAGCCGGTCATCGTGGCCACCCAGATGCTCGACTCGATGATCGAGAACTCCCGCCCCACCCGCGCCGAGGCCTCCGACGTGGCCAACGCGGTGCTCGACGGCGCGGACGCGGTGATGCTCTCCGGCGAGACCAGCGTCGGCAAGTACCCGGTGCTCACCGTCAGCACCATGGCGAAGATCGTCACCACCACCGAGGCCGGCTCGATCGCCGTCCCCCGGCTGCAGCACGACCCGCGTACGCACGGCGGCGCGCTGACCGTCGCCGCGTCCTCCATCGCCCGCGCCATCGGCGCCAAGGCCATGGTGGCGTTCTCGCAGACCGGCGACACCGTCAAGCGGCTCAGCCGGCTGCACTGCGACCTGCCGCTGCTGGCCTTCACCCCGGTGCCGGAGGTGCGCAACCAGCTCGCGCTCTGCTGGGGCGTGGAGACGTTCCTGATGCCGTTCGTCGAGCACACCGACGACATGTTCCGCCAGGTCGACCAGGCGCTGCTCGGCCTCAACCGGGCCAACCCGGGCGACTACGTGGTGATCGTGGCGGGCAGCCCGCCCGGCACCCCCGGCTCCACCAACACGCTGCGGGTGCACCAGCTCGGTTCGCTCGTCGACGCGGCCTCGGCCCGGGCCCTTCAGTGAGCGCGAGGAGTGAGCCGGGTTCGCGAGCCCCGCAGTCGCGAACGAAGGTGGCGCGGTGAGCGTGAGGAGTGAGCCGGTGTTGCGAGCCCCGCAGTCGCGAACGAAGGTGGCGCGGTGAGTGACGCTCCGGTGGCGACCGGGCAGGCGGCGGTCGACCAGCTCCTGGAGGTGCTGGACCTGGCGCAGACCGGCGAGATGGCCTTCCGCGGGATGAGCCCGCCGGTGGGCCCGCAGCGGGTCTACGGCGGTCAGGTCGCCGGCCAGGCGTTGGTCGCGGCCGGCCGCACGGTCGACCCGGAGCGGGCCGTGCACTCGCTGCACGGCTACTTCGTCCGGCCCGGTGACCCGGCCGAGCCGATCGACTACCAGGTGGAGAACGTCCGCGACGGCCGCTCCTTCTCGGTGCGCCGCTCGGTGGCGTTGCAGCACGACAAGCCGATCTTCTTCATGTCGGCGTCGTTCCAGCGGCAGGAGGAGGGGCTGGACCACCACGCCCCGCTCCCGCCCGACGTGCCCGCGCCGGACGACGTGCCGACCATGACCGACCGGCTGTCCCGCTACCCGGAACGGCTCGGCATCTGGGGCCAGATCCCGCGCCCGATCGACGTGCGCTACGTCGGCGAGCCCGGCTGGGTACGCCCCGGCGACCGGCCGGCCGAGCCGCACCAGCGGGTCTGGATGCGCATCGACGGCAAGCTGCCGGACGACCCGCTGCTGCACGCCTGCGCCCTCACGTACGCGTCCGACCTGACGCTGCTCGACTCGGTGCTGTCGGTGCACGGCGAGGTGTGGGGGCCGGGTGGTGTGGTGGGCGCCAGCCTCGACCACGCGCTCTGGTTCCACCGGCCGTTCCGCGCCGACGAGTGGTTCCTCTACGACTGCTGGAGCCCGTCGGCGTCGGGGGCCCGTGGCCTGGCCACCGGCCGGATGTTCACCACCGACGGCCGGCACATCGCCAGCGCCGTGCAGGAGGGGCTGCTGCGCCGGGTCGGCGGCTGAGCCGGCAACCGTGACCGATCGGCCGAGGGTCGGGAGTCCGGGCGGCTGAACCGGCGACTAACCTTGCCGGCATGCGTCTCTCCGCCCGGGTCGACTACGCCCTCCGTGCGGCCGCCGAGCTGGCCTCGGTCGCCGACGGCGCGGCCGTCGGGCGGAGTCGGCCGGTGACCGCCGAGCAGATCGCCCGCTCCCAGGACATCCCGCCGAAGTTCCTCGAGAGCATCCTGCTCCAGCTGCGCCGGGGCGGCATCGTGCACGCGCAGCGCGGCCCGGAGGGCGGCTACTGGCTGGCCCGACCGGCGTCCGAGATCTCCCTGGCCGAGGTGATCCGCGTGATCGACGGCCCGCTCGCGCACGTGCGCGGGCAGCGTCCGGAGCAACTCGGCTACCAGGGCGCGGCCCGTGCGCTGCAGGACGTCTGGATCGCGCTGCGGGCCAGCGAGCGGGAGATCCTGGAGCTGGTCACCATCGCCGACGTGGCCGGCGGCACGCTGCCCGGCCGGGTCAACGAGCTGGCCGCCGACCCGCGCGCCTGGAGCTGACGCCCGCCGCTCCGCTCCCGACCGCCCGTCGTCGGGGCCGTCCGGCGTGTTCCCACCAACCGGATGGGGGACTTGACCGGGACCCCCTCCGTGCCGCATTGTCGACCAAGTCGATAGGAGATACCGAAAAGTCAGGGGGCGCTCGTGCGCAAGCTGCTGGTCCTCGCCCTCGTCGGGCTCGCCGCGCAACTGGTCGACGGCGCGCTCGGCATGGCGTACGGGCTGACCTCCTCGACCCTGCTGCTCTTCGCCGGGGTCGCGCCGGCCGCCGCCTCCGCCTCGGTGCACCTGGCCGAGATCGGCACCACGCTCGCCGCCGGCGTCTCGCACTGGCGCTTCGGCAACGTCGACTGGAAGGTGGTCGGGCGCATCGCCCTGCCGGGCGCGCTCGGCGCGTTCGCCGGCGCCACCTTCCTCAGCTCCATCTCCACCGAGTCGGCCGCCCCGTGGATGGCCGCCATCCTGTTCACCCTCGGCGCGTACCTGCTGGTCCGCTTCTCCCGGCCGCTGCGCGCCAACCGCGCCGCCGGCCGGCTGCGCAGCCGCTTCCTGGCCCCGCTCGGGCTGGTCGCCGGCTTCGTCGACGCCACCGGCGGTGGCGGCTGGGGTCCGGTCGCCACCCCGGCGCTGCTGGTCTCCGGCCGGATGGAGCCGCGCAAGGTCATCGGCTCGGTGGACACCTCCGAGTTCGTGGTGGCGGGCGCGGCCAGCCTCGGCTTCCTGATCGGGCTCGGCTCCGAGGGCTTCCTGCTGCCCACCGTGGCCGCGCTGCTGGTCGGCGGCCTGATCGCCGCGCCGATCGCGGCCTGGCTGGTCCGCATCGTGCCCGCCCAGGTGCTCGGCGCCGTCATCGGCGGCGTGATCGTGCTGACCAACGCCCGCACCCTGCTGCGCGCCGGCGAGCTGGGTGGCCCGGTGCCGGCCCTGGTCTACGCGGCGCTCGGCGCCGGCTGGCTGCTCGCCGTGGTGCTGGCGGTACGCGCGCTGCGCCGCGCCCGCCGTGCCCGCGCCACTGTCGACGCGGCGCTCGCCGCCGCTCCGGCCGATCCGGCCGATCCGGCCGTTCCCGCCGCTTCTGCTGCTCCGGCCGTTCCCGCTCCGGCCGTTCCCGCTCCGGCCGTTCCCGCTTCGGCCGTTCCCGCCGCTTCGGCCGTTCCCGCCGCCCCCGAGGCTGCCACCCCGCTCGACGAGCCGGGGGAGTCCCGCCGGCTCGCTGCCGCCGTCGAGAGCTGACGCGGCCCGCCCCGGGCCCGGGCCTGGTGATCCGTGCCGGGCGGGAGCGGCGTCTCCCCGGGGGCGGTACAGACACGACAAGCCCCCGGCTGAACACCCGCCGGCGCGGCCTCCGTCGGCGCGTCGCCGGTCGAGACCCCATCCTTTTCGAGCGATATACCGCTGGGTCATATTTATGACTCAGCGGTATATCGGCCCTTTCCATCGTCGGTCGTGGACGGCGGCTACCGGGAGTGACGGACCGCCAGCCGGCAGCCCGGCCCGTGGCCGGGGCGGGACCGCGGAGGGGACGCGTTCACCGTCACCGGCCAGCGGCCGGCGGGAGTCAGCGGTCGGCGGTCTCCGCCTCCGGCGAGCGGCCGGGGCGCGCCGGCCTTGTCGGGGCAGCGACTTGTCGGGCGTGCGGGGATGCCCTAGCCTGACGGAACGCGGAGCCTAGTTACCGACGTCGATGTCCGGCGTCGGCCGTCGCGTCAGCGCGCGTATCCTCTCGCCGGCCCGGGCAGGCCGGCGCCCTCGCGTGCCTGACCTCCGCGAAAGGCATCCCCGTGCATCCCACCACCCCACGCCGTCGGCTCGCGCTGCTCGCCGCGGCCTCGGCGCTCACCCTGACGGCCGGCGCGCTCACCACGGTGACCGCCGCCGCGGCGGCCGTTGCCTGCCGGGTCGACTACCGGATCACCAACCAGTGGAGCGGCGGCTTCGGCGCCGACGTCACCGTGACCAACCTCGGCGACCCGGTGAACGGCTGGACGCTCGCCTGGAGCTTCGCCGCCGGCCAGCAGGTCGTCCAGGCCTGGAACGCCACGGTCAGCCAGTCCGGCACCCAGGTCACCGCCCGCGACGCCGGCTACAACGCGGCGATCGGCACCGGCGGCACCGCCAGTTTCGGCTTCAACGGCTCGTGGAACAACGCCGCCAACCCCGCGCCGACCGCCTTCACGCTCAACGGCACCACCTGTACCGGCGCTACCCCGACCACGCCTCCGCCCACCACACCACCCCCCACCACGGCGCCGCCGACCACGCCACCCCCCACGACGCCTCCACCGACCACGCCACCGGCCGGCGCCAAGCAGATGGAGAAGCTCGACCGAGGGCTGGTCAGCGTCCGCTCCGGAAGCGGGAACCTGGTCTCCTGGCGGCTGCTCGGCACCGAGACCACTGGCGTGTCGTTCAACCTCTACCGGGGCGGCACGAAGGTCAACGGCAGCCCGATCACCGGGGCCACCACCTACCTGGACGCCGGCGCGGCTGCCGGCTCCGCGTACATCGTGCGGGCCGTGGTGGACGGCGCCGAGCAGGCGGCCTCCGCCCCGGCGCTGCAGTTCGCCAACGGCTATCTCGACGTGCCGATCCAGCCGCCGCCCGGCGGCACGACGCCCAGCGGCGAGGCGTACACCTACTCCGCCAACGACGCGAGCGTGGGCGACCTGGACGGCGACGGCCGCTACGAGTTCGTGCTCAAGTGGGACCCGTCGAACGCCAAGGACAACTCGCAGTCCGGCTACACCGGCACCGTCCACGTCGACGCGTACACCCTCACCGGCGCCCGGCTGTGGCGCGTGGACCTGGGCCGCAACATCCGCGCCGGCGCCCACTACACCCAGTTCCAGGTCTACGACTACGACGGCGACGGGGACGCCGAGGTGGCCATGAAGACCGCCGACGGCACCCGCTCCGGCACCGGCCAGGTGATCGGGAACGCCTCCGCCGACCACCGCAACTCCAGCGGCTACGTGCTCGCCGGCCCCGAGTACCTGACCATGTTCGACGGCCGCACCGGCGCCGCCCTGTCCACTGTCGACTACGACCCGCCGCGCGGCACCGTCTCGTCCTGGGGTGACTCCTACGGCAACCGGGTGGACCGGTTCCTCGCCGCCACCGCCTACCTGGACGGGCAGCGCCCCTCGCTGGTCATGGCGCGCGGCTACTACACCCGGGCGGTGATCGCCGCCTGGGACTTCCGCGACGGCACGCTGCGCAGGCGGTGGACGTTCGACTCCAACGCGTCCGGCAACGGCGCCGCCGCCGGTCAGGGCAACCACAACCTGTCCGTCGCCGACGTGGACGGCGACGGCCGCCAGGAGATCGTGTACGGCGCGGCCACGATCGACGACAACGGCCGGCTCCTCTACTCCACCGGCAACGGTCACGGCGACGCGCTGCACGTCGGCGACCTCGACCCGGCCCGCGCCGGCCTGGAGGTGTTCAAGGTCGACGAGGACGCCAGCAAGCCCAGCTCGTGGATGGCCGACGCGCGTACCGGGCAGA
Coding sequences within it:
- a CDS encoding SpoIIE family protein phosphatase; this encodes MSSTPPDDARWPDVVAATGGDAGAVRGDQRLRLLAALATALADASDPDEVARRAVKVLAGTPALPFVQLHLAGPDAPRPAATDGVEVPPAPADGWPVAAVLADGMPRLLPPRTDDGSTAPVVAVQPVPDPDGDRPAGVLVAALAPGGPVDADDRTFVELVAGQVGTALALARARRAADGAAPAELRLFQALVERSGDFIAVATPDGRTVYVNPAGRALVGLGDRERVDGLGLVDFAAPDARELWRAELIPTALREGHHRAESRLVRRDTGEAIDVDHQTFTVATGDGRDGTAFVATVARDVSDRQRALRRAEALARLAGALSSARGHEAIVEVVTTVGPAVVDAVALRVALARPGRTVLDVAGGDVPAERVPVDAEAPLARAVRDNAALPLTGVDGRTTGLCLPLRYGDGAALGALEVRWAGPVAEDEALRNLLDAVAGLSSQALQRAELTGSAQAMAGFAARLSVTRSTAEAIEVILDAATTALGAELPGLAMRDEGRRVRLWHHGDVPGTLAATFRDLTVDDPRPIVRALRDGERIVLRDRADFTARFPGLPDPVGGHGLVTTVALPLFGAGRRPIAALGFGWRRERPLRDSDLALLDTVADLCEQTLERVRLAAAEHNLVTRLAGRLRSSSLTTPRGLEVATRYRPAMSGLHLGGDWYDLVRQEGDRLAVVLGDVVGHQVEAAADMAQLRTMLNTLIRLGVPLEEVFLRLTELLGVGFLGTCLVVVVDPRARTARVARAGHPHPVVLPAGAPPRTVHTENAMPLGMVDRPMTATTIPFGPGDLLVAYTDGLVERRGRPYDEGVAALHRALVAVRDEPAEAIADALLRDLAGSEDDQALVVLRHLG
- a CDS encoding YciI family protein codes for the protein MGATPRLDFALDTYECIVLYPGPSGRALPEETVQRLQAEHVQHMGALQRRGIVLVDGSVDGPAREPDPPIGFGLARTGSVDDVRSVMEADPAVQAGLYRVEVLTFLCPAGSLEFPLLKTQS
- a CDS encoding FAD-binding oxidoreductase codes for the protein MTSAPDLPRATDLLRELLGDRLLTPADAGYPDAVRLWNGAPVAAPALVARVRDAGEVAHAVRVAGRCHVPLSVRAGGHDWAGRALRDGGLVLDLTALRRVDLDPGTGEVTVGGGATAADVLAALRPYDRVVATGVVRAVGLAGLTLAGGYGPLCGRFGLALDNLLGAEVVLADGRRVTADATHEPELYWALRGGGGNFGVVTALRYRTHPLAAALAGMLLFPLDQATAVLRGYGEEVRRAPDELTVMAGFLPGPAGEPVVFLAPVFTGADEAAGRAAVDRLRALGTPLVDQVAPLPYEDVLRMFDGGMADGNHYLLRTRWLPRVDEPVVAALTAAAGAVTSPFSAIALHHFHGAAARVGVGETAFGLRADHLLAEIIAVWAPGDDPAPHRAWAEHTSAALAPHALPGGYPNLLAPEETDRVRLAYGPNWDRLRRAKRRYDPRGVFSAVPTLPPAGPPVPRVGQGRPDPREHPAGR
- the pyk gene encoding pyruvate kinase, with protein sequence MGVTRRAKIVCTLGPATSSPERIRGLVEAGMNVARLNFSHGSHEDHESVYRMVREAAEASGKPVAVLADLQGPKIRLGRFADGPHEWRTGDSVVITSDEIVGTKERVSCTYRKLPQEVKPGDRLLIDDGRVAVEVSDVTGNDIRCLVTEGGPVSNNKGVSLPNVAVSVPAMSDKDAEDLRFALGLGVDLVALSFVRSAEDIKLVHSIMDEEGVRRPVLAKVEKPEAVDHLEAIVLAFDGVMVARGDLGVELPLDQVPLVQKRAVQLCRENAKPVIVATQMLDSMIENSRPTRAEASDVANAVLDGADAVMLSGETSVGKYPVLTVSTMAKIVTTTEAGSIAVPRLQHDPRTHGGALTVAASSIARAIGAKAMVAFSQTGDTVKRLSRLHCDLPLLAFTPVPEVRNQLALCWGVETFLMPFVEHTDDMFRQVDQALLGLNRANPGDYVVIVAGSPPGTPGSTNTLRVHQLGSLVDAASARALQ
- a CDS encoding acyl-CoA thioesterase, whose amino-acid sequence is MATGQAAVDQLLEVLDLAQTGEMAFRGMSPPVGPQRVYGGQVAGQALVAAGRTVDPERAVHSLHGYFVRPGDPAEPIDYQVENVRDGRSFSVRRSVALQHDKPIFFMSASFQRQEEGLDHHAPLPPDVPAPDDVPTMTDRLSRYPERLGIWGQIPRPIDVRYVGEPGWVRPGDRPAEPHQRVWMRIDGKLPDDPLLHACALTYASDLTLLDSVLSVHGEVWGPGGVVGASLDHALWFHRPFRADEWFLYDCWSPSASGARGLATGRMFTTDGRHIASAVQEGLLRRVGG
- a CDS encoding RrF2 family transcriptional regulator — encoded protein: MRLSARVDYALRAAAELASVADGAAVGRSRPVTAEQIARSQDIPPKFLESILLQLRRGGIVHAQRGPEGGYWLARPASEISLAEVIRVIDGPLAHVRGQRPEQLGYQGAARALQDVWIALRASEREILELVTIADVAGGTLPGRVNELAADPRAWS
- a CDS encoding sulfite exporter TauE/SafE family protein → MRKLLVLALVGLAAQLVDGALGMAYGLTSSTLLLFAGVAPAAASASVHLAEIGTTLAAGVSHWRFGNVDWKVVGRIALPGALGAFAGATFLSSISTESAAPWMAAILFTLGAYLLVRFSRPLRANRAAGRLRSRFLAPLGLVAGFVDATGGGGWGPVATPALLVSGRMEPRKVIGSVDTSEFVVAGAASLGFLIGLGSEGFLLPTVAALLVGGLIAAPIAAWLVRIVPAQVLGAVIGGVIVLTNARTLLRAGELGGPVPALVYAALGAGWLLAVVLAVRALRRARRARATVDAALAAAPADPADPAVPAASAAPAVPAPAVPAPAVPASAVPAASAVPAAPEAATPLDEPGESRRLAAAVES
- a CDS encoding rhamnogalacturonan lyase family protein, with protein sequence MHPTTPRRRLALLAAASALTLTAGALTTVTAAAAAVACRVDYRITNQWSGGFGADVTVTNLGDPVNGWTLAWSFAAGQQVVQAWNATVSQSGTQVTARDAGYNAAIGTGGTASFGFNGSWNNAANPAPTAFTLNGTTCTGATPTTPPPTTPPPTTAPPTTPPPTTPPPTTPPAGAKQMEKLDRGLVSVRSGSGNLVSWRLLGTETTGVSFNLYRGGTKVNGSPITGATTYLDAGAAAGSAYIVRAVVDGAEQAASAPALQFANGYLDVPIQPPPGGTTPSGEAYTYSANDASVGDLDGDGRYEFVLKWDPSNAKDNSQSGYTGTVHVDAYTLTGARLWRVDLGRNIRAGAHYTQFQVYDYDGDGDAEVAMKTADGTRSGTGQVIGNASADHRNSSGYVLAGPEYLTMFDGRTGAALSTVDYDPPRGTVSSWGDSYGNRVDRFLAATAYLDGQRPSLVMARGYYTRAVIAAWDFRDGTLRRRWTFDSNASGNGAAAGQGNHNLSVADVDGDGRQEIVYGAATIDDNGRLLYSTGNGHGDALHVGDLDPARAGLEVFKVDEDASKPSSWMADARTGQILWQTAPNGDNGRGVSDDVWAGSPGAESWSSAVDGLLNTRGQNVGRKPSSANFLIWWDGDPVRELLDGTKVDKYGTGGETRLLTGGNVASNNGTKSTPALSGDILGDWREEVVWRTADSTALRIYSTPVTTGLRLPTLMHDPQYRVAVAWQNTAYNQPPHPGFHLGDGMSTPAAPNIYLR